The genomic interval acaaaaaaaggggtgggggcaggcagcgAGCTGACTATATAAGGCCAGGCGCAGGGCTGCAGCGAGCAAGGAAACTGCTAATACCCAGAAGGAGGCACAAAGAGCTGCTAGTGAAGTGAGGCTCCAGCAGCAAACAGCAACCGCAAATCAAGCCAGGGTCACTGCGCCCTCCGACCCAGACTCTGCCTTTGCGATACAGCGGGGGTGGCTGGAGTTAAAAACAGAATTTGACAAGAAGCgttggctgctttttttttaagcaccTCCAATAGTAGAAACCAAGTCACCCTTGAGAAGGAACAAAGGAGCCGGGAGAGGAAACAGCCCCCAGGCACAGACAAAGGGGACTCGCCTTCCCCCATCCGAACGAGCACTTTGACCTTGAAAGAGACCAACCACCtacccccctctctccccgccgGAGTCCTGCATTTGGGGGACCAACCAGCCGCTCCGAGCTCTCACCCCGCGCACCGAGCTATGGTCAACATGCAAGTGTGCGCCCTGGATTGCGAGACGCTGCGGGGGCTCCTGCAGGACCGAGCTGCCCAGTGCCTGGTGCTGGACTGCCGCTCCTTCTTCTCCTTCAACTCCGCGCACATCCTGGGCTCCGCCAACGTTCGCTTCAGCACCATCGTGAAGCGGCGGGCCAAGGGGGccatggggctggagcacatcaTCCCCAACGAGGAGCTGCGGGGCCGCCTGCTCGGCGGGGGATACCACGCCGTGGTGCTGCTAGACGAGCGCAGCTCGGACCTGGAGCTGCCCAAGCGGGACAGCACCATCATGCTGGCCGTGAACACCCTCTGCAGGGAGGCCAGGGACACCCGCATCTGCTTCCTCAAGGGTGAGTCCCGGGAGGGCTCAGGGCATGGGTGGCATCAGTGGTGAtcctggggagagggagattCTGGCTGGCACAATCTGGCCTGGGTGTTTTCAGGGGGGCGCAGAGAATTTATGTCTCACCAATGCTAACAAGatctttccctctttttttcccccttgccatTCCAGGAGGGTATGAAGCCTTCTCTTCTGCCTGCGCTGAGCTGTGTACCAAGCCAACTGCTCCCACCGGCCTGAGCCTGCCTCTGAGTGCCAACAGCATGCCCAGCAGTGCGGATTCTGGCTGCAGCTCCTGTGGCACCCCGCTCTATGACCAGGTCAGTATGAAAGGGCAAAGAAATAAGGGATCATTTGAATTGAGGATAGCCCTGGAGGCTGAGTATCTCCAGAGGTGATGTCCAGATACAGATACATTTAATACTAAAACCATGTAAAGAGAGCAAACATCTGCTTGCCTGCATGTAACAAAAAAGAGGGGGGGTATTTTAAATCACAGAGTACAATTAACTGATcctcttcctttgtctcttctctTTTAGGGTGGGCCGGTGGAAATCCTACCATTTCTCTACTTGGGCAGTGCCTATCATGCCTCCAGAAAGGACATGCTGGATGCTTTGGGGATCACAGCCTTAATTAACGTCTCGGCAAACTGCCCCAACCATTTTGAGGGGCATTACCAGTACAAAAGCATCCCAGTGGAGGACAACCACAAGGCTGACATCAGCTCCTGGTTTAACGAAGCCATTGACTTCATAGGTAAATGAGTGATCTCTGCAGCCTGTGCTTCCAAAGAATCAGTTTGCATTATCCTTGAGGTGGAAATCTCAGTGGAAAACTCTAgcccagtttaattttaaaatacctgGGAAACTGTTTCCTCAACGATTAAAGTAACATGAAATAAATCTGTAGCTATTTTATTAGGGCCTGTGCTCCCTACGAGGCTGTATTGGCTAAATGCTGAGAGGAGCCTTAACTTTATAAAGCTGTCTGAAATATTGAATCCTATAGCAGAAAGTAGTTAGTAACCTAGTTTGGTGTTCCACCAAtacgtttttattttttaaatagagatggCTGTTTCAAACAAGTATCGGTGGCTGAAGGAAACTCTTTGTATCATTGGAATTAGAGTTTAGTATAGAAATCCCTAGGTTGCTTTTCCCTCAGGACAAGAGTCTCCTTTGTCTGTGAAGTGCCATGCACAGCTAGAGTGTTATGGAaagaacaaatttaaaaaaaaatgtgaaatagcAGCTCGTGTTTCTGTAGCTTTGCAGCAACCTGACCCATGTATTAACCATGTCATTTAATTGATTATTTCAGATTCTGTTAAAAATGATGGCGGAAGGGTATTTGTGCACTGCCAGGCTGGCATCTCCCGCTCAGCAACTATCTGCCTTGCTTATCTCATGAGGACCAACCGAGTCAAACTAGACGAGGCCTTTGAGTTTGTGAAGCAGAGGAGAAGCATCATCTCCCCAAATTTCAGCTTCATGGGGCAGCTACTTCAGTTTGAGTCTCAAGTCCTAGCCCCTAACTGCTCAGCAGAGGCTGGAAGCCCTGCCATGTCTGTATTGGACAGAGGAACATCAACCACCACTGTCTTTAACTTCCCAGTCTCTATCCCTGTACACCCTTCATCCAGTGCTTTAAGCTATCTGCAGAGTCCCATCACCACTTCTCCAAGCTGTTGAAGGGTAGATGAACATTtattcagaaaacaaaaacttGACTCTTGTCTAAAAAGTGCAATAACCCTAGGGACAGTGTCTTCAGTCATTTTAGTTCACATGGGGTTTTATCCATCCCAGAACAACACATTGTCGCAAGCACAGAGGGTCTGATTTGACTCCAGAGAGCTAGTTCTTTCTTGAGTTGGTTGGCATATTTTTGACCAATATCTGGATGCCTACAAAGAACACAGAACATTGCTTTCTTCTCCTGAGTTATTTCTCCTTTTGTCTGTCAGTTCTAAAAGACTAGTCCTTGTTAAATAGCATACCCACCGGTATTACCATTTCTGGATATTCTAAGCAACAGTGATGCTGTCCCCTTTTATATGAAAGtcctgttatttatttatttttgtgtagaTGCATTATTCTTGCCTTCACAAGCCTGAAGTTTAATTTCTAGAGAAACCAAATACCTCAGTATTTTTTGGGTACTGTAATCCTGTAAATACATCTTAAACTGTTTCCTAAGCACTGACATAAAAGCACCAGATGAGTGCTTTTTTTTTAGTTGCCCAAGGTTGTATGTTTGCTGATTTTATTTATGATGTGAAATAATATATTTCTTCTTAGGAAAGAAGACATGGTTTTGTTACATGATTATGACTTTTTATACAAACAGAATAAATTATGACATTTCTATTGAAATCTGGATGTATAAAGTCTTATGTTTTCAGTCAAGGCTGCAGCATATAGCACAGGAGAAAAGTCTTTGAGTTCAAGTCCTTCTGCTTAACTTTGTGACAGCAAGCAAATCACTCAATCCCCTGCTGTCTCAGTCAACCCTGCTGGAAAAATGGGTTTGTGAAAGGGCAGGGACCTCACTGAAAACTAGATTCTGCTCCTGAGCTAAGCTCGACATGAGTATGTAAATGATCAATAAACCTGTGGTTCAAATTGTGGTATAATAGCAACACTCTGCCCCCTGCTTTAATAAATCATATTATAAACACTCCAGGCCACCTTTTCAGCAATGTGAAGTGGTGTTAGCTGCATTGATATCAacggagctatgccaatttacaccagctgagaaactgGTAGATGACTAGCAGTCACCCTACTGCAAAACAAAATAGATCCCTTACCTTATTACTTATTTACTCTTAACGCATTGAAGGTTAAGTCTAAAATCTGGCCCACCACTGACAATTGGCCCATATTTGTAAAGCTTCCCTTAAGGAGTGTAATGACATTCTTTGTTGCCCCGAATGTTTCTCTTTCCAGCCCAGAATATTTTTATTACCTAAATGGAATGCCTGCCCTCTTGTTCCATGCGTTGTACACAAATCTGGGCATATCTACAACAGGAGATAGTTTAAACAAATTGCACTGTGTTGAGAGCACATATTTTATTTCTCACACACtatgtcaaattctgctctcttccTGCAGATTTGCACAAGCGTGTCTCTACTGACTCCAGAggagttactctgcatttatATTGATGTAACACAGCAGAAGCTATTTCATTATGTGCTGTAACAGACAGGAATTTTAGCCAATGAATATTCATGCCACCTTGAAGGTAAGACCTACAACAACCTATAACATACAATGAAACAGTATGAGATTAGTTGTGCACAGCCCTGTGGGTGGTGTAGCATCAGGCTATCCCACTGGGTGTTGTGGGAGAGATTGTATGCTCAGGACCGCAGTTGCTGTGCCACTCCTGTACTTCCCACTGAGACAAGGTAATGCTGCAGGTACAGGGTGGGTATGGGTATTTCCCCACCTGCTTCCCTCTGTATTTAGAGTAGTTAATAACACTATCAATGCTAGCCTTGTGCTCAGAAGAGTGCCAGAACTGCAACTGTGACGGGCTTCTTGCACCAACTGGATATGATCAGGCACTGTATCTTTAAAATCCAGTGGATCTAATTCTCCTCCTGGATATTATGCAGCCTCATTGAAGATGGGTTTGCACAGATGCAGATAAAAGTAGAATTTGACCTTGTCTCTTTACCTGAAATGAAGGCACTTATCATTAAAGTAGACACTGAAGTCCAAGGTTATGCGTGAGCTCTTATTGAGTATATAATAGCTGCTGTTTGCCTACACAACCAGTGCTGAACCAGACACCACATAATTCATTGCTTTGTAAAGCCCTGTGAGATAACTGAAGTGTTAATGTAAATCCATTCTATGTAAAATCCAGTTCTGTTCTCTTGGGAGGAGGTACCCTTAAAAGTTAATCTGATTGCACAGCTAAGTCTGAAATTCTCCCAGATGAAATATTCCGCAGACGCTACTCTGCCTTCAGGAGTATATGTTAGCAATCAGTGAGCCACAACCTGACCCCAagggacaaaaacaaatggaacAGCAAAAGGGAAGTAAACAAACATCCCTATTCACCGACAACTGAAGCGAgaacccttcccccctcctccccacaattCATTGCATACGTGACCCTCCTACTGGAATTGAATTATCCACCCCCAGAGCCTCTCCCACTCCCCAAATCCCGGAATGCTATCCACCCCCTTTCCTTGTTCCATGAAAATGAACTTGGAAGATCTTACTGTTCCATGGAATTACACCCACCAGCACATTCCCTGACAAATGAGTAAGGCTATTTCTGAATATGTGAGCCTCATTACACCTGCAGTGATCAGCGGAACAAGCGTTCACCTTCAAAGCAAAGCTTATTCAGTGGAAAAATACAACCTTGGCTGTGGTACAACTGACAAACACAAAAAAAGATCCGACCCATTAATCACAGTTCAAACAGAATTCCGCTCCCCATCAGCCATGGAGGTTTGTTTATATGTTTCTGGGAACAATAAAACTCATTACCTGGCAGTTGGTTGTTTTTACAACCTAAACAGGCACCTGACAGAGGGGCACAAAAAGAGCTGCTTCAGCACAAATCACGTTTCTGAAAAACAAGCCAATTCAAGCTGGTTAAAACTTTCTCTGCAAGGCAAAAAATACATTTCTCGTTCTAAAGGGTTGAAATGTAGGCTCATAATCTTAAACATagttattacagtagtgcctagggacCAACCAAGATTGGgtccccgttgtgctaggtgctgtacaaacacagcatggTAGACAGGCTCTGCCCCAAAGAAGGGGAAGTCCAAATAGATGAAGAGCTGAGGATACAACATACAAGCAGAGAGATCACTGTGACAATGACAAACATCATATTAGTGCCACAATTTTGGGAGGAGATTGTGAGCTTTCATCCGGAGAGGATTAGCTAAACAGAAAGACAAGGGAAGGAAGAAGGGTGAAGGGGACAGAGCATTGCAAAGAGGTAGGTAAGGAAGTTACCAGGGGTAGGTGTGGAATGAAGCTGAGTGAAGAGACTatgaaaggggggtgggagaggacagGAGGGGGCCGGAGCAAACAGCCAGTTACAAGGGCAGAGAAAGACCAGTTGCAACTATagtaaggtctggtctatactacccgcctgaatcggcgggtagaaatcgacctctcggggatcgatttatcgcgtcccgtcgggacgcgacaatcgatccccgaatcggcgctctaactccaccagcggaggtggtagtaagcgccgccgacaaaaagcggcagaagtcgattttgccgccgtcctcacaacggagtaagtcggctgcaatacgtcgaattcagctacgctattcacgtagctgaatttgcgtatcttaaatcgactcccccctgtagtgtagatgtaccctaagtgtaATTAATTATGCTCAGTGTTTTATTTGCAGGAGAGGAAGTCAGGGTAATTCAGCCTAACTAAACTTCATTTTGCCAGCTCTAAATGCTCAAGCGATgattttgcccttctgctcctctATATATGTTCTGTCTGCTGTGCATTATCATTTGCTCAGTATACCATGACACTACTTAGCATGGCTCATAGCTTTGAGACCCACCCTCCACTGATTCTCACAATCACAGTCTATGGATTGCATACTGAGAGGTGTTTCCGGGCCTCTCAGGATAAGACCCTATATTTTGTATCAGGCCTTTAATCctctagtagggtgaccagatgtcccgattttatagggacagtcctgatatttggggctttgttttatataggtgccaattacccctgtcccaatttttcacccttgctatctggtcaccctatcccctaGTGAGTGAGGCACAAAAATGGTGTGTGTAACTTTAAGATTATATAAGTCTGTCATTACACATTGCCTATGTCCCCATGGAAACAAACTACTAGGAGTTTCCCTTTTGTGAAAAAGGCAGTAACATCACTTCCTGTTGCTGACAAATCAATTTGTCCTGAAGTGATAAAAAAGTATGTTTAGCGTTTACAGCAGCCGGTTCCAGGCTTTGTTAGTTGCCAAGCAGAACCACAAATGCACATACATGCTGAACACTGGCCATTTTGTCTACTTCTGAGGGGGACCCTGTGAGATAGATGTGAACATATTCAAGGACCTGAAAAGGCACAGCACAGAAAAAAGCAGGTAGCCATTCAGTCACAAAATGCAACATATAACAGGCAACATATAACACAAGCACATAGCACCCAACAAACACAAAACACGCAACCAACATACACAGCATACATAATGAACATATAACATACACACCGTGCCAGATCTGATGCAACTGGGGTAATGCTCATGTCCAAAGCTTCTGTCTTCCTTCTATAATCAGCACTTTTAAAGGGAGCTATGTGAATTAGTTCAGTGACTGTCCCACATAAGTAGTTTTTGGTATCAGCCCAGCAGAGACCAGGTTACATTAGGCCATCAGGTACTTGTTGGAAAGAGACATTACATGATTATGATCACACATGAGGCTTCCGGCTCAGCTAGTTAGCACCTGTTTTTTCTTCAGTCTGGCTTCCATACCACAGGCAGGAAAGAGGCAGGTTTTATCTCCAATGGTTTGAGAATCATTTTCAAACTGAGTTTAAACACAgttcagatagggtgaccagatgttctgattttatagggacagtcccgatttttggatcttttccttatataggctcctattaccccccacccccgtcccgatttttcacacttgctgtctggtcaccctagttccagaTAAACCACTTTCTAGCACGGTTTGGCTGGTTATTGTGAATGAAGCGATACTCTGTAAGAACCATGTTCTAGGCTGGGCTGTGTCGTAGTGTGTAAAAACTGACATTTAAGCACAGTTCCTTTCAGTCCCATCTGCTCTATGACAACTGCCCTGATGGATGACTTGGTTAAAGCACAGTTGTCCCCCAACATGGATAAAACACAGTTTGGGTTTACAGCATAGATGGGACTAAGCTCAGTTTTGCGTGTTCCCAAACTGTGCTGAAATCTGTGGCTGTAGTAAGGCTAGGAGTACGGTTAAAATGCAGTTCACTCCCATCTACAATACAAGACCAAACTGTGCTGGGCAGCAACCATCTTGTAACCAGCCCTCCCTCCAGCGCCGTGGTAGTTATTACAGTATAGAAGGGTCAGTGACTGTGGAGAGTGGGGCGGGGCAAGAGGTGAGGTTAGGCTTCAGGACACAGGTAGTCAGGCCAGGTGGTTCTCTCTAGTTCAAGTCAGGACTATAAAAGGCCGAGAGACTTTGTGAGACAAGAGGGAGGGACACGCAGTCCTGAAGACAGAAACAACTAGAGATCAGGCAGCTCAGGCAGGAGCTCAAGCTTGAATTTCATAGGCCAGaggctcagctgatgtaaactgacaGTATGACTTCAAtagatgccaatttacatcagcccAGGACCTGGCTCTATGCTTGTGAGTACAGCTCTGCTTCAGGCCTTTGTTACTTGAAATTAAGGGCTGAGTTTTCAGATAATTTTATGTGTGAACAGCAGAGTTACCCTGCCTGGAGTCCCACTATGGGTGGGACAAGAGAGGGTAAAGGATGCTTTTCTTTTTAGGCTAAATGCATGAGAGTTACTAACCCTTGATTATACAGAGGATAGTTCTAGGGCCAGGTCCTACAGGCACAGTCTGAACGGATAGCTCTGGTGCTTTACACAGTCAAGAATGATTTTGTAATTCTAAAACCACTAACAGGAAACAAAGCAATGAAGGAGTTTTTACTTTATTTAATTTTACAGCATAGGGGAAGCCTACCTTGCCACTTCCAAAGAAGAACCTGCTCTGTAGATCAAGAGAGGATTTCTATTTCCAGGGCTGTCCAAATTTAGGGGACAGAGGTATAAGTATTCAAGGGAGGTTAATGAGCCCCTTGTTCACCCAGGAATACTTCCTCCATCTCTGTGCCCCATTTTGAGTGAGCCTAAGGACAACCGTAGATTTTTGCCCAGTCTCTCTGTGCTCTGGGTATGAGAGGCTGAGGTTAATCTCAGATCCCTCTGAGGATTGCTGAGTTGGCTCTTTTCTGACAGGGGGGGTTTCCTGAATGGATCTCTCAAGCCCTTAGATTTGCATGCACTTCCTGGTAGACACTGAAATGAGTAGTGCTGGTCTTCCCCTATCTTGATACTGCTAAGAGGCAGAAGAGTGAGTGGGAGGCAAAGCCAGAGACAGCTCACAGGTACGTTAAAGTTCCTGCTGATGTCACTTGTCCAGAGGGATCGGCAATGAATAGCTTGTACCACTCCGTGGTGACCCCCCAGCCAAGCATTCCTGTGGGAATCCTGTCCAGTGCTCCTCAGCTACAACATCCCCTGGTCTCAAGGGGGTAGGATGTATATCAGGATAAGAATGAGGAGACCCTGAAGGATCCAATGGGGGGCATGGAGAGGATTTTCAAGGATCTTGATCCGTTAGGGAAGTAGAGAGAATTATATAGTGATGAAGGAGGGATCTTCAGGAATCCAATAGGCTTATAAAAGGGATCCTGACCTCAGGGATCCATTAGGGAGCTACTCTTCCTTCTAGACCCCTTGGATAGGCTCTTGTATTCTTTCCATTCCTGAATCCTTGATCTTCCTCCCAACCAAGACAGCTGAGCACAGCCCACCCCAGTAGGTGGTCAGCCACTAGCAGATATGCTGTGCTGTCACCTGATGCTCTGCCTCACTGTTATGCCTGGGCCTCTGTCACCTTCTAAGGATCCGGGCTTAACTAGGCCCCTCTTTGGCAAACCAGTCTGAGCTGTGTGAGTAGCACTTTCATCAGTCAACTTATTTTCAATACCCTATCAGACagggcctagcagaaggccatgGAGAAGGGTACTTTTCCCACAGGATGATGATTACACATTAGAGCAggtgttctcaaacttcattgcatcctgatccccttctgacaacaaaaattattacacggCCCCAGGAGAGGGGGACCAAAGTCTGAGTCTGTCCGAGCCCCGCCGCcccaggtgggggaaggggggcccaaagctgaagcccaagggcttcagccccagacagaggGCCTATAATCTGAGCCCCATCACCCAGGgcggaagccctcaggctttggtttCAGTCCCAGGTGGtaaggcttgggctttggctttggccctgagccccaacaagtctaagccagccctcgTGACCCCATtgactttggggtcccaacccacagtttgagaaccgctacaTTAGGGTGATCCTTGTCATAGCTGTGTTGCCTGCTCCTAAAAATGTAGGTCCCATTTAAAAACTAACTGTAACCACCTCAGGGGATTCAAATACAGTTCAGTTGTATTCTAACCTTGTCACAATATGCTTAAAAGTTTCTAGGGGCCAAGGATATAGTACAATGGAGTTGATGTAAGTAGGTCCTAACCCACTTCTTTTGCGGTGGGGTCTGTGTAACTGGCTTTGTCAATTTTCCAGTTCCCAAGTCTTTGTGTGAGAAGACATCCCAAAGTGCCTTGCAGCCCAGGGGAGGGGGACATCTTGAAGGACATCCAAAAGCATTACTAGCAGTTGAGGCATTATGGGAGAACAGGTCATGTCTTCCCAGGATGCACCGGTACAAGCCCAATTGTATAGCAGGGTAGGTACAGCATGGTTATACCTGGTAAAATGCTACAACATGGACAAGCTGAAACCATATTTGCTGCTGTAACCTGGTCAGAATTCACATTACATGAACATAATTCTCCTTGAGCCCTAGGAGTTTTTGCGCCCTTCCCCCTGGATCATCTCAAGAACCCAGCTATCCAACTGTGTAGCTGTAGCACATTACATGATAATTCCCACCTCCTTCTACTGATCGGGAGTGGACTGCAAGGACAGAAGCAATTTCAAAGGCAGTAAACACCCTTTCAGCCTTGATTCTTTGCTGTTGTCATTCCCTTCACACTGATCACTGTCTCCAGACGCCAGTGGCCACCTCATTGCAGAGTTAACCCCAACTTTCAgcaccttttcttttttcttcttcttcttttttttttgttgagaCTTGTCCATGGAAGCCAAAGCCAGATGGTCTTTTTATAACCTCCTTTCATTACACTGTTTACTGCTTCTCTTCCAAACTCCAGGGACGGTTGACGTCAGGGCCCTACATTTGGGCTCCTTGTACTTTTATTCTGCGCTAATGCATTCCTTAAGCTTTTGGAATGTGAAATGCAATGTGAGCtggttggaggtgggggaaggggagcagactatgggagggaggaggggagcagagaagaAGGATGCTAACCAGCATGTAGCCCTCTGTGTACCAGAAGCTAATTGGTGCAATGGAGAGCACTATGGTCATTTATGGCATTGTGTTTGTGGCCGGCCTTTTCATTGGGGTACCCATCCGTCCATCCACACAGACGGCAGAGTGGATTAATGGCATCGAGGGCTACACACTGAGCTATTTTTAATAAGCTTGGGCTGGATCCCAAGGATGGTTCACTCTATTCCTGGTGCAAAATGATCTTCCTGGAAGATGTGGACATTTTTATTGTGAAATGCATGATTTTAGGTTTCAAATCAACTAAAGAGAGAAAGCACTAGGACAACAGTGGAGGAAAGGCAACTAAACAGGAGGGGAGTGTTAAGGGGTGTCAGGGGACATTAATGACTTGGAAGGGGGAGTGCACTCTGCCTCCACTGAATGGTCATGCCAATTTTACACTCACTCATCAGGAATTAAAGAAGACAAGgtttcattttacagctgggggttTACTGAGGGCACTGGAGGGCTGTGCCTTTGCTTGAAATAGAAAGCAGGGGAGTTTTAAATTCTTAAGCATTTGAAAAGGGAAAAACAATGATGGAGGTAAATGCAGGGCTGCTAGGTTACCAGCTGCCATCACCCATTCTGGACCCACCTCTTACCCCAAATCAAGTGGCTCTGAAAAGCAGCAAAACACCTTCCTTCTCCCTGGAGTTGGGGAAATTCCTAAGAAGAATGAAGCAACAAcagttattatttgtgttacagcagCATCTATAAGCCCTGGTTGAGACTGGGGCTCTATTGTGTTAGGTGTTGTACATTCACACAGTAGAAGATAGTTCTCCTTTGGCTCCCAGTCCTAGGCCATTGTACACCAAGGGCCAAGCAGTCAAATGTAGACATCTATATTGCAGGTCAAAAAGTTGCAAGTGCACCTACTATACACCTGAAACCCCCATTTATCTGAGTTTTGCCAATGCAGACAATATgcttacatttgaaaatgtgactaTAGTTTTTAACATCCTCTCAGCACAAGTGGGCAGACAGCCACACAGACTTTACAGAAAATCAGACAGATGAATATAGTGTTTCTTTAAAGCACACAGGAGTTCACCATTCTCATTTCTAATTTTATGATCATTTGTAGGGGATAACGTCCCTCACCCCAATTACATGAGCTATTCCTTGTCTACAGTAACAAGCAGGATCTCAATGCCTGCAGTACTAAACCCTGATGTTTCAGATGCCTCAAAGCTGAGACCTGCTGTGTGTGtaaacagggccacccagaggattcagggggcctggggcaaagcaattttgggggccccttccataaaaaaaaagttgcaatactatagaatactatattctcatgggggcccctgtggggcctggggcaaattgccccacttgccccccccctctgggcggccctgtgtgTAAAGACCACCACACCCATCCTGGGAAGGCTTTTTCTAAAAATCATGAATCCAAAGTGGAAATATTTGGTATCGCCAAAGGATTTGTCTGGGCACAAGATTAATGGCAGCTTTGCTTTCAATATGTTCTTTTGGGGGAAAGTTTAGTGTTTTGAAGCTGGAAGAAAATTTTCTACTTTGTGACTTCTGATCAGGACCAA from Malaclemys terrapin pileata isolate rMalTer1 chromosome 8, rMalTer1.hap1, whole genome shotgun sequence carries:
- the DUSP1 gene encoding dual specificity protein phosphatase 1, which translates into the protein MVNMQVCALDCETLRGLLQDRAAQCLVLDCRSFFSFNSAHILGSANVRFSTIVKRRAKGAMGLEHIIPNEELRGRLLGGGYHAVVLLDERSSDLELPKRDSTIMLAVNTLCREARDTRICFLKGGYEAFSSACAELCTKPTAPTGLSLPLSANSMPSSADSGCSSCGTPLYDQGGPVEILPFLYLGSAYHASRKDMLDALGITALINVSANCPNHFEGHYQYKSIPVEDNHKADISSWFNEAIDFIDSVKNDGGRVFVHCQAGISRSATICLAYLMRTNRVKLDEAFEFVKQRRSIISPNFSFMGQLLQFESQVLAPNCSAEAGSPAMSVLDRGTSTTTVFNFPVSIPVHPSSSALSYLQSPITTSPSC